A window from Theropithecus gelada isolate Dixy chromosome 1, Tgel_1.0, whole genome shotgun sequence encodes these proteins:
- the FMO5 gene encoding dimethylaniline monooxygenase [N-oxide-forming] 5 isoform X2, with protein MTKKRIAVIGGGVSGLSSIKCCVEEGLEPVCFERTDDIGGLWRFQENPEEGRASIYKSVIINTSKEMMCFSDYPIPDHYPNFMHNAQVLEYFRMYAKEFDLLKYIRFKTTVCSVKKQPDFSTSGQWEVVTESEGKKEMNVFDGVMVCTGHHTDAHLPLESFPGIEKFKGQYFHSRDYKNPEGFTGKRVIIIGIGNSGGDLAVEISHTAKQVFLSTRRGAWILNRVGNYGYPFDVLFSSRLTHFMWKICGQSLANKYLETKINQRFDHEMFGLKPKHRALSQHPTVNDDLPNRIISGLVKVKGNVKEFTETAAIFEDGSREDDIDAVIFATGYSFAFPFLEDSVKVVKNKISLYKRVFPPNLERPTLAIIGLIQPLGAIMPISELQGRWATQVFKGLKTLPSQSEMMAEISKTQEKIEKSLTMRQISDKPKLNNILQIPDYLKTIKIINKESLRNCPRIKGPKET; from the exons GAAAATCCTGAAGAAGGAAGAGCCAGTATTTACAAATCAGTGATCATCAATACTTCTAAAGAGATGATGTGCTTCAGTGACTATCCAATCCCAGATCATTATCCTAACTTCATGCATAACGCCCAGGTCCTGGAGTATTTCAGGATGTATGCCAAAGAATTTGACCTTCTAAAGTATATTCGATTTAAG ACCACTGTGTGCAGTGTGAAGAAGCAGCCTGATTTTTCAACTTCAGGCCAATGGGAAGTGGTCACTGAGTCTGAAGGCAAAAAGGAGATGAATGTCTTTGATGGAGTCATGGTTTGCACTGGCCATCACACCGATGCTCATCTACCTCTGGAAAGCTTCCCTG GAATTGAGAAGTTCAAAGGGCAGTACTTCCACAGTCGAGACTATAAGAACCCGGAGGGATTCACTGGAAAGAGAGTCATTATAATTGGCATTGGGAATTCTGGAGGGGATCTGGCTGTAGAGATTAGCCACACAGCCAAGCAG GTTTTCCTCAGCACCAGGAGAGGGGCTTGGATCCTGAATCGTGTAGGGAACTATGGATATCCTTTTGATGTGTTGTTCTCTTCTCGACTTACACATTTTATGTGGAAGATCTGTGGCCAATCATTAGcaaacaaatatttggaaacaaagaTAAACCAAAGGTTTGACCATGAAATGTTTGGCCTGAAGCCTAAACACAG AGCTCTGAGTCAGCATCCAACCGTAAATGATGACCTGCCAAATCGTATCATTTCTGGCTTGGTGAAAGTGAAAGGAAATGTGAAGGAATTCACGGAGACAGCTGCCATATTTGAGGATGGCTCCAGGGAGGATGACATTGATGCTGTTATCTTTGCCACAGGCTATAGCTTTGCCTTTCCATTTCTGGAAGATTCCGTCAAAGTGGTCAAAAACAAGATATCCTTGTATAAAAGGGTCTTCCCTCCTAACCTGGAAAGGCCAACTCTTGCAATCATAGGCTTGATTCAGCCCTTAGGAGCCATTATGCCCATTTCAGAGCTCCAAGGACGCTGGGCCACTCAGGTATTTAAAG ggCTAAAGACATTGCCCTCACAGAGTGAAATGATGGCAGAAATATCTAAAACtcaagagaaaattgaaaaaag TCTAACCATGAGACaaatatcagacaaacccaaGTTGAACAATATTCTACAAATACCTGACTACCTCAAAACCATCAAGATCATCAAcaaagaaagtctgagaaattgtCCCAGAATAAAGgggcctaaggagacatga
- the FMO5 gene encoding dimethylaniline monooxygenase [N-oxide-forming] 5 isoform X1 produces the protein MTKKRIAVIGGGVSGLSSIKCCVEEGLEPVCFERTDDIGGLWRFQENPEEGRASIYKSVIINTSKEMMCFSDYPIPDHYPNFMHNAQVLEYFRMYAKEFDLLKYIRFKTTVCSVKKQPDFSTSGQWEVVTESEGKKEMNVFDGVMVCTGHHTDAHLPLESFPGIEKFKGQYFHSRDYKNPEGFTGKRVIIIGIGNSGGDLAVEISHTAKQVFLSTRRGAWILNRVGNYGYPFDVLFSSRLTHFMWKICGQSLANKYLETKINQRFDHEMFGLKPKHRALSQHPTVNDDLPNRIISGLVKVKGNVKEFTETAAIFEDGSREDDIDAVIFATGYSFAFPFLEDSVKVVKNKISLYKRVFPPNLERPTLAIIGLIQPLGAIMPISELQGRWATQVFKGLKTLPSQSEMMAEISKTQEKIEKRYVESQRHTIQGDYIDTMEELADLVGVRPNLLSLAFTDPKLALHLLLGPCTPIHYRLQGPGKWDGARKAILTTEDRIRKPLMTRVVERSSSVTSTMTMGRFMLALAFFAIIIAYF, from the exons GAAAATCCTGAAGAAGGAAGAGCCAGTATTTACAAATCAGTGATCATCAATACTTCTAAAGAGATGATGTGCTTCAGTGACTATCCAATCCCAGATCATTATCCTAACTTCATGCATAACGCCCAGGTCCTGGAGTATTTCAGGATGTATGCCAAAGAATTTGACCTTCTAAAGTATATTCGATTTAAG ACCACTGTGTGCAGTGTGAAGAAGCAGCCTGATTTTTCAACTTCAGGCCAATGGGAAGTGGTCACTGAGTCTGAAGGCAAAAAGGAGATGAATGTCTTTGATGGAGTCATGGTTTGCACTGGCCATCACACCGATGCTCATCTACCTCTGGAAAGCTTCCCTG GAATTGAGAAGTTCAAAGGGCAGTACTTCCACAGTCGAGACTATAAGAACCCGGAGGGATTCACTGGAAAGAGAGTCATTATAATTGGCATTGGGAATTCTGGAGGGGATCTGGCTGTAGAGATTAGCCACACAGCCAAGCAG GTTTTCCTCAGCACCAGGAGAGGGGCTTGGATCCTGAATCGTGTAGGGAACTATGGATATCCTTTTGATGTGTTGTTCTCTTCTCGACTTACACATTTTATGTGGAAGATCTGTGGCCAATCATTAGcaaacaaatatttggaaacaaagaTAAACCAAAGGTTTGACCATGAAATGTTTGGCCTGAAGCCTAAACACAG AGCTCTGAGTCAGCATCCAACCGTAAATGATGACCTGCCAAATCGTATCATTTCTGGCTTGGTGAAAGTGAAAGGAAATGTGAAGGAATTCACGGAGACAGCTGCCATATTTGAGGATGGCTCCAGGGAGGATGACATTGATGCTGTTATCTTTGCCACAGGCTATAGCTTTGCCTTTCCATTTCTGGAAGATTCCGTCAAAGTGGTCAAAAACAAGATATCCTTGTATAAAAGGGTCTTCCCTCCTAACCTGGAAAGGCCAACTCTTGCAATCATAGGCTTGATTCAGCCCTTAGGAGCCATTATGCCCATTTCAGAGCTCCAAGGACGCTGGGCCACTCAGGTATTTAAAG ggCTAAAGACATTGCCCTCACAGAGTGAAATGATGGCAGAAATATCTAAAACtcaagagaaaattgaaaaaag GTATGTGGAGAGCCAACGCCATACCATTCAGGGAGACTACATAGATACCATGGAAGAGCTTGCTGATTTGGTGGGGGTCAGGCCCAATCTGCTGTCTCTGGCCTTCACTGACCCCAAGCTGGCATTACACTTATTACTGGGACCCTGCACCCCAATCCACTATCGTCTACAGGGCCCTGGAAAGTGGGATGGGGCTCGAAAAGCTATCCTCACCACAGAAGATCGCATCAGGAAGCCTCTGATGACAAGAGTAGTTGAAAGGAGTAGTTCTGTGACTTCAACAATGACAATGGGCAGGTTTATGCTAGCTCTTGCCTTCTTTGCTATAAttatagcttatttctag